Within the Arachis duranensis cultivar V14167 chromosome 10, aradu.V14167.gnm2.J7QH, whole genome shotgun sequence genome, the region CCGTTGATATTTGCTTTGGCCCTAAGTTTGTTTCATCCCTGTTGATGAACCATTGAGCACCTTTGACTTCACAACCTTCATAATTTCTTGAACAGTGCTTAGGACATAAGTGTTTTTCTTCATGGTTTCTCGTTGAAGCATAAATGAGGAAATAACCTTTTTTGTGATTCTTTTTTGCGTTGAGATCTTTCTTTTGTTGTAGCCCTTTTACttttccttcttgcttgaaaatGGAAGCTAGcttttcgtttttctttttGCCCTAGCTCCAGATctttcatctttcttctttcttgatTTAGAGATTGATGTGAATAGAAAGAAAAtgggaagagagagaagagagagtttgtTTGTTCGATGGAAGTGAAAGAAGATTCAAATGAATCGAAGTATAAGTTTAGGAGTGTGAGATTTGGTTATGGATCACCAAGTTAGGCTTGAAGTGGATATGCGctcacttttcttcttttctctcataTGGATCAGCAGCTTGTAATGAAACAAAGTTTGGTTATGTTTAATATAATATTGGGCTAGAGTATGTGTATGTGTATGTGGGCTTGTTCATGCTTAATGGGCCAgtttcattcttcttgagctagttggatcaaattatttttctgcACGCTAAACAAAATACATCACACAACCAATTTGATATATATCCCAATAATATTTAGTCATCACTTTAATCATGGTTTAGTTGTCTAAACTCAACAAAGACTAAAGTGAAAATCCTTAAAAATTTactagatcaaaacaaagaataaaatttacagaaaccaaaacaaaaaaaatattttataaagatcAAAATCATATATAAACCTAAGTTATTTTATCATTGTATGTTGTATGTCAACCCTATTAGGACTTTCAaataaattaccatttgtacccataaaaGATGCAAGCGTTGACAATTGTACTCATATAAGAAAGAAACGACAATTATAACCACAGAAGATAACCTCCATGTGGCAAAAGTATCCAAACATTAGTTACGCATTTGCTTCGTTAGTATCCGAACCTACGTGTCAATAAAAACCTTCCAAATCTATATACGTCTATTGTTACTTTGACATATGAGTGTTTTAGAACCAGGTAATACAAAGATTCAAACCCTAGCATCCCTTTCTTCTCCAATCAACCCTTTTCTTCTGGATCCCTTTCTTCTCCAATTTGAACTTGCCCTAGAAATTAACAGCATTATATTTTACGTTGGTCCTAAAATACGAACCATGGTAGAGGACAACCCTTTAACCCTAAGAGATATTTTTGCGCAATTTTAACTTCGTTACAAGTAATGCAAGTTGCAACAACGCTTCGAgttcgaagaagaagaagaagaaggaaaagaagcttGACGGGAGATGCTTCTGTGAGCTGAAGGTTGCGTTGATGGAGTCTGACACGATGACAAATCCAAATAGATGGTTCATCTGATGTCCTCTCTGGAAGGTAATGGATATGCATTTTTTTTGTGAAGGTTCccctttttatttgaattttaattgacaCTAGGGTGGGTATATATGTTGATGTTCCAGGCAAGAGACTGCAAATATTTTGTGTGGGTGGATGAGATCGAAGAAGGTTGGAAGAGTCCGGAAAAATCGTTAGTTAAAAGAAATATGGAGCGTTCTCATGCGAGACATGAAGATGGGTTAACAATTATTACAGTTAGAGGAGAAAATCATGAGGTTTTATCGATGATGACAAGGAAGGTGGAAAAAGTTAAGGCTAAAATTAAAAGGAGCAGATTGTTGCTTGCAACCATAGCCTTAGGGGGTGATGTTTTGTGTAGCTTGTAACTTATATTTAGTGATCAAAATATAGGAAGGGTGTATTTTGATATCATTGTTTTCTATGAAAATGGTTTCTTGTTCTTTGAATCAGGTTGTGGATTTGTGTGGATTCTCACTGTGGAACCTGGGTTAGTCTTGAGTATCTCTTTTGCATAGTCACGAAGTCTTGCATACTGAGAAATCTTAGAATCCTCAATTCTCTCCTTTGCTTTGACTATGGATCTGTAAATTTTTCTCTCATTGATCAACACATCATACTCAGCTCTAAAGGATTGATCAATGTCCCTCACTATCAAACTTGGTTGCAGCCTTATTCTCTCCTCCAATTCATCAACAACCCATTTTTCATCAGCTAACTTACAATGATTGTCTTTGCTGCATGTATGTTCATTAACAAAAGTCTTCACCTGATAACTCAGAAGAAATGACCTCTTAGCACAGTATATTTGTCAGGAAAAATCCTCATCATAGCATATTGCCTTGCTTTTGGTTGAGTTTCAACGAGGAAAGAATATGTTTCTTCCAAGGTTGACGTTAAACTTCTAGACTGCCTTTCTAAATTGATTAAGTGTTTCAAACTCTATCCCCAACTCCAACCGGACTTGCCTAACAAGAGCATTAACATTGCTCTGAGAAAAAATTGGAGGCTGATATGCATTTTCATCACTTGCTATGCTCCTCAGTTCTTCTGACTCATAGCAATTAGACGGGGGAAATTATTTGTCGCGGCATGGAGGTGCGTCGATCGTCTTCTCCGACTTTGGGCAGTGGTGGTGGCGACGATTGAGCTCTGCCAGTGCACACAGTAGTGTGGAGCTTTTTTGTCCAATTTCTTTACCAAAAAAATGTTAGAGTACACGTAGATAGGTTCGAATAGGTTTTGTTGCCACGTAGGTTCGGATACTAATGGACCAATTGCGTAACCAACGTCCGGATACTTTTGACACACGAAGGTCATCTTCTATAGTTACAATCGTcgtttcttttttatatgagtATATTTGTCAACGTCTGCATCTTTTATAAGtacaaatgataatttattcttTGACTTTCCATACGATACAAGCCCTTCTTTCAAAATTTCTCTAGCTGCTACTACGATGCTCAATTTTTAGTtccttattttataaatatttaaatacaaaaatttagaaACTTGTCAAGTTTTAATAAATTGcactgaaaaaaataatttgaaggGGATAATTTAAATCTATGAAGTCTAACTTAGTACATGatacattaaaataaattagttagaCATCtgatgaaaaatattaatatgatGTTAACGTGATGAATTATGCACTAAAATTAGTCATAACGTCATAATTTGAATGTTAAGCTTCTAAGCTCCTTTCTATCATGTACGACCAATGCAAGTGATAGTTCGAATGATGATTTTATGCTCGACGGCCTAGGCAACATTCCTTATGAATATAAACATGCTATTGGATTATCTGAATCTATACTCTAACCTTGGGTTAAGCTATCAGATGATAGTCCTCTTCCCGAAAAGCCTTTTTTGTTTCCTCCATCTTCTGGCTTGTTATTAAGCCATAACAAGACTGTTAAACATGCTTCGGAACGTCAAGAGTATTTCCATAGACGTATTTCAAGTCCGAAACTACCACCCAAGTTAATAAAGTGTGACATAATTGGATATTTGCAGTATTATTCAAGGGGTGAAGTAACATTTTGAAGAGGTTGGAATTTGCTAATGTTGTTACAATATTATTCTTCATGCTTTGCAGGTGGcacaattttttgtttgtttcttgggACTGTATTGTAACTTCGTTTGTGTCTTTGTGCAATATGTATATTATACTAGGTGGTTGTATAAAAGAATTTTGTAGGGCTAGAGTTAGCACCAATGAAAACTATACAAAAAAGAAACCGGATAGAAGtggatttagaattaaaataaaaaatccgaaCTTACAAGACCGTTAATGTTATCAATATCAGAAGTGTGATATATATTGTTGTATATTCATTAGCTAGAAGTGTAGTTTTtatttgatgtgtttggttatGGTGTTTGACTATCAACAGGTACTTAGCCTTCATTTTTATTAAtggaattgaaaaaaaaaaacatttgttTCAGCCCAAAACAAATACATTTAAATTCTTGGAAAGTATTTAATGGCAGTAAATTAGATATGATACAAGTATCGATTTCCACTCAAACATCAGTCTACCTCAATTCTTATACATGATCTTCATTTCTTGATAAAACACAGATTGTTTTAATTAAGCATATTGATTAATCAAATTCATAGGGCAAGTAACCATTATTCAGCAACAAAATCATTCTCGCAGCCTGAAAAAATTACATTGAGTATAGCCGCTTTTGGGTAGCAGAATTACAAAATCTAACCTCACAAATGTAAAACGCTTTCTTCGGTCTCACTTCTAGCTTGTCACCTTGGAACTGATAGACCGAGCTCTATAGAACAAATGAACAAAGTCTTAGTTAGAAACATCCTGGAGAAAATAAAGAATGCTTACATAAATCAACGAGCCAGAGTGAAAGAACATCAACAGATCAACTTCAAACAACATAAAATTCCTATGGCAACTGGAAGATCTAGGATCCATTAATCCATAGCAATGGTGTTTGTACAATTTTAGTCACAAACATGTATGGACAGTAGACACATATTATGAGGTGACTATTATCTATTATTCTCCAAGTGCTTCGGACAGCAAAGAAAAATATCCCACCTTAAGAACAGCATGCATGCCTCACGTCCAATCAATTCCATCTGGTGAAAGTAGCAGTTATGTTAACTACCAACCGTATACTTTGTTACTATAAAAGGATAATctgatttatataaattttaagtcAAATGTCCTCATCCTAAAATCAGTTTGTTCAATAACAGTACTTGATTATCTATTCAACATTAATGCACTCCTAATTTCAGTTTCCTTATATTTTTCCTTTCATTTCTTAATATATCCCACCAGTAAATTATGGAGGAGATTTATACCAACAGATCGATAACACAAAAGGAAGATGTGGTGTAACCATTGCGTAGCATGGTTGCTTTATTAATTTGAAGATTTCTTATTAAAATCACATATATGTTATTTGTTAAGGTTAAGGAGCAGTGAAAGTATTGTAATAAATTGACCTCAATGAAAACTTTGGAATCTAATTGTATCCACCACACCAGAATCATCACACTAATTAATGGATGGAAGAAACATTGCGACTAATCCAATGGGACATCAAACCAAAATACAACAACTACCACAATTTACTAAGTCTTGACCCAATAGATGAGTTTGGCAATAAACAATGATTAGAAGACGCATGAAATCCTCTTCATATTTAGATTGCTAAGTTCTAAATTGTTTTAATAGTTATGGTTTCCAAATCTCCCTCCACCGCTTCCATTAGACTAGCATATCCACTCTCCTTCCTCCTTACAAGGACTTCTATAGGCTTCCTTAACGTATCAAATTGAAATAGATTACCAAAAATACCTCCATCTAATGTTTTAATTGTTCATCACATTTATTACATTTTAAGTACATGAAAAATATCAAAGAACTAGTCATTTGGGGTTTTCTAAAGGAAATCACCAGACCTCTTTCAAAGAACAATTGATTGCAAGTGCAAGATACTCAACCTCAAGGCCTTAGCAAGAAAATATTGAGTGAAGAAAAAGGAATGAATGTTGTCAATTATTCTAGAAGTGATGCTTAAATTGACTTCACAATTTTCACTGGTAAAACTTCTTAATTTCAGTTTTCAGTTTTCAAttccaaaacaaaagaaaacaggAGGGCATTACTGCACATGAAAATATGAAATCCATTATCCTAACgtaaattttgtgaaaaaagcACAACATTTTTATGAAACAGATACGGCTGTATTATAAGATTGCTAAAGAGATTATTGTTAAATGTTAAAAGAACACTTAATCTTTTCATACTTGGTAATGAGGCAGTAGGTCAAAAGTGACTGGTCCTGCAAGCTCCCAATTATCTATGTGCCTGCAGGAACCAAATTTTATAGTTAGTTGATAACATCGCATTCACTTTGTACTTTTTGGCCTTCAAACTGTTTTATACACAACCAATCTACCCAGCTAACAATGCCCCCACTATAAATTAAGAGTCAAATTAGACCATGCGTGAGGCTGTTCCACCTTCCAAAACATTTAAAAATGTTCTAGATAGATTGAGCAGAGACACACTACATTTCAAGATTGTGATAGAAACCAATAAGAGGATCCAGTGGTTCTACAAAGTCCAAAAACCCAATGCAACTTTCTATCAACTCACAGTACAAAATCTCGATTTCATCCGAGCAATCTATCTAACCCTTTCCATGTAACTACTGTTGGTTCATCCGTATTGTAGTAGTTcgattcttaaataataaacatacaTTCCTTTAGTCCATATATAACAATGTCTTTTCCACTTCAAGAGCTTAGTTGTGTTTTCAGATTTCCTCCTTCTATGTTTAGAGCAGCATATTACGAAGGGGAAAAAATGCATCCTTCATCAAAGCTAATCCAATATCTAAACATGTTACTCAGTACAATTCACAGAGAAATTTCAATCTATGAAGCAAGGAAACTAGCAACTCACAGTTGAAGAATTTTTATGGAGGAAAAAGTAAGTATTAGAGGCTGGGAGAGGTGCAGCAGAGAGTACCCTGTGATAGCGCTCGGCAGCTCCGAGATGTTCTCAGGCATGACGTCATCCTCGCCGTCGCAACCGCACTATGCAGTGGCAGCATCGACTGCGCGCATCTCAGTTCCGGAGCAACCCTACAACAACAATCACAACGAGAACAACACTGGAATAAAAATTTCGAGCTTTTGAGGAGTTAGTTTTCCTTGGGAACTTGGAAATAACGACACAGTGGAAAAGAAACCTGGTTAAAATGGATCGGCGAAGAGGAGAAGTAGTGGTGGCGGTGTTGGAGAAGGATGAAGAGCGAAGAGTGGATTTGATGGTTGATTTTATGGAAGAAAATGAAGCTGCTCTTTGCGCGATTCTGCTGCACGCTGAAGCCATTTATGAAGAGGATCGTGAGAACGGTAACAACGCGATGcaaagggtttatggttttgcgTCTTGCACGGTTGCACCACAACGTTGATGCTCTCATTTTTTGATTCCTTAATCCTTATTATACACACCTATTTTTTGCATGATCAGTCACAACGCAAAAAGTACGTGACGATATGTAATTGGATACTTAAATTGATATTTCAAtacaaaaatttagaaaaatgtcaaattctaataaatattaTCCGCTGAAGAAAATAGTTTGACGGGGATAACTTAAATATATGAAGTCTAACCTAGTATATGATACattaaaataagttaattattgaaatctgatgaaaaatattaatatgtTAACGTGATGAATTATGCACTAAAATTAGTCAGTCATAGCATTGTAATTTCAATGTCAACTTTCTATGCTAAATATGTGCAATTATTGTACACAGAAATTATTCAATTACTCCTTTGATAACTTTGTTGTTCCAATTTTCCCAAAATAATAATGGCAAATTAATTTCCATCAAATCCATACTTTAGTGTGCTGTCATTGTGAATCTAGCAAAGGAAGAACTAGCAACAACACTCGCAAAACAATTTGAACGTTTTATAACAAGGGAAAAAAGTTTGGTACATGGATTCAAGAGAGTAAACCTTAAAAGTATGCATTCCAACATGCAAGTTTCACAAACTACTGATGAAAATAATAACCATATGCCCCTTGAAACATTTTTATGCTAAACTGGTCTCTTATAGGAATAGGCAACAAAAGAATGAACTCAGTTGTAGACCATATACTTCGGAGTTGCACTGAGCTTCTCGTATCCCTTAATCACTTTGTTTACTGCTCAAGGAAGTCCTTCTCTGTTACAGTCTTCCTTCTGGCCCGGATTCCGTACATACCGGCTTCGGTGCACACACTCCTTATATCAGCTCCTGAAgataaacaagaaaatcaatGTCTACTAGCAACCGAGAATGGAGTAAAATGGAACCACAGAGTTATGAAATTTGCTCAAGAAACATTCCAAGTATTTCTCAGTGTGGCTGGAGGGCTTGAAAAAGAACAGAAACTGGAACATGAAATATAGATAATGCCGAAATAGAAATGCATTAACAGTATGGGCCTAAGTTAAGAATACTATCCACAATGCTGAGATACTTAACAGTGTTAGTGTGGTTAAAAAGTATGGGCCAAAATTAAGAATCGCCAAGTTTTAGCGGAATTCTCACCAGTGGAATTCGGGCAAAGCCGAGCTAGAAGTTCGAAACGGATGTCCCTTTCGCAGTTCATGGTTCTTGTGTGAATCTTGAATATCTGTGTCCTACTTTCTAAATCAGGAAGACCAGATTCCACTTTACTGATCCAATCGTCCAGGCCGTAGTAGTGCCGGATCTAGCGTGTCGGGTCTAACAAAAAAGCCATAAATGATCAGACATCTAGCACCTTACAGGGTTTGAAAATAACAAATTGATCATTCTCATCAAAACATCTATAAAAACATTGAAATAAAGGGGCAAAATAATTTGATGGGCAAATCAACCAACCTGTTGGTTGCCATGAGAACTTTGATGTTTCCACAAGCATCAAACCCATCAAGCTGATTCACAATTTCAAGCATTGTGCGGTGAACCCCATTGTCACCCCCAACACCATCATCAAACCTTGCACCAGCAATTGCATCAACTTCATCAAAAAAGACAATGCAAGCCTTCTTAACGAGCCATCTGCAGGAGATAACAATTTTACTTGAATGATATATCAAACAATGATCAAAAGCTAAACACAGGTCCTAGGAAAATATTTACCCGAAATAGTTCCCAAACCATCCGAGCTCCCTCATCAACATATTTCTGAACCAGTTCACCTCCAATAACCCTTATAAAACAAGCATCAGTCCTATTAGCCACAGCCCTTGCTAGAAGTGTTTTGCCAGATCTCGGGGGACAATAACAAAGAACTCCCTTTGGAGGGTCAATCCCAAGCTTGACAAATTTCTCTGGATGAAGCATAGGAACTTCAACCACCTAGAAAggaaattaataatttagtgcgatgtaatattatttatgtcCTTTATTATAATTTAGAAAATGGAGAATTTTGTAGTATTTACTTCTCGCATCTTTTCAATCTGCTCTTTACAACCACCAACATCATTATATGTCACATCAGGCTTCTCTTCAACCATCATCATGGTAACACTCGGATCAATCTTTGGTGGCAAAAGGAATTTGAATCTGATATTTGTTTCTATCAACCCTGCAATTATAATATGAAGGTCAAACAAAAAGCACACATGATAATAAAGTTCCTCTTTCTTACAtggttatattttattatttttattaaatttactgATAAAAGACATACCCAACACACATCCCTTCCTCTATGTCAGTGGGGGAAACTTTGTCACCAAGGCCAACAACAAACTGTCATCAATAAAGCAAAAGGAACATTAGACCCAAGTtcaagaaatgaacaaaatgaagaaacttGGCATCACATTTGGATTTCATAATGCTTGCAAATCATTGAGATGCAAGTTATGTTCATCAAGTGAAGCTGAACATCttgaaaacaaacaaattaTCCGAAAATAGGTAACAGTATAGGCACCTTAGCAATCTGTTTCACATTGATAACATATTTAGCATCTTCGGAGTTTGGATTTATAATCTTTGTGCACCTTGTCACCTGTTAAacaaataatagttaaaaattgtatgaaatttaaaacaTATGAAGAAAACCAATCCCACCCGCTCCCCAActgccaaaaaaaaaaggaccTTAAGAGGCTGCTCCTCCTGCATCATTTGCTTATCAGACACAAGATCCCACTGGCTTGGTGCGGCTAAACCAGTATCAGATTCCTTGATACCTATTACCACAAGAGGAGGCTAACATCTAAGACACTGAAAATGTAAACAGCAATGAAAATGGCAGATGTTCATTTCTTGAGACCAGTTTACTTTGATGAATGGGCACAAACTAATGACACCACTTATGTGGAAGACGTGATAAATTTCAGGATAGGAGAAGGATACTAAATTAACAACCATTTATAGTCATCAAAACGGGAAACAAAGATAATCCGCAACAGCTACATCTTGATTCCAGACAAAATGCAACTTACTTTAATTTAACAACAGAAAGATCTACCAAGAAACTAAGATGTGCAGTAACAAGCTAAATATTTTGCACATACCACGTAAGTCATTCACTTTCTTTGCCATATCTTTGATTTACTTCTCAACTTTTTTAATACTAGTGGAGTATGGTCCCAAACCCTGCatacataaaatatattgtCAAAGTCTGTTTGAAACACACCAATGATGAGAAAACCAATGATCAAAGGAAAAGCATTTTTGGTGAACAACAATATAGAGAATCCAAGAGGAAGTCAAGCATCAACAAATGAGGAAACCATCTCTGTATCAAACTATTACTTATTTCCCTTTAAACTATGGAAGAAAGGCATTCAACAACTTACACATAAATTGACAAATCAGAAAATGCTCTTTTAAAACAATAGCATTCAAGCTTTTCTCAACAGGAAGATTCAGCTGCATGAATCAGAAAATGCTATAGTGCCCTATTGTAAACCACATATATAGTTAAACCATCAAAATCTAAACCTTTTCTTAAAAAACAATTTTGCATACAAATTATCATGGCCTCATTCTACCTTAAGCCATTGAGATACCATATACCTTAATTGATAACTAAATCCTCTGATTGGGCACCCTCATTATCTTTTCAAGCTAGATACAACTAAAATCTCAAATTTACATAACCATTACAAAAAAACAACAATCACACAAATCCCAATCAGCAACCTAAAAACCCTTGGCATCCAAAAAGCTCATAATCAGAAATAGAGACAGTAAGAGGAAGCCTTCAACTTTATACAGTTCAAAACTAAATACACTGAGCTCAAAGTTATAGACTTTAACTAACCACCACCATCGAAAATCATAATCAATTGAAATCAGATAAACATATTCATTTTTTTCCCCCACAACCACTAATAGTTTAAATACGAGTAGCAGCTGAAATGAAAACAAGTAAGACCTCGATTCAATTGGGATTAATATAGTACGTCAAACACATACATAGGGAATAATTGGGAATTAGGGTTTTggagagaggaagaaaaaggaaaagggggTTACATACATAGGTTTTGAGGAGGGCGATGTCATCTTCGTCAAGGAGTCTAGGGTTCTTCTCCTCCTTGAGTTCGTCTTCGTGTTCAATTGCCATTTCGATCGGACGCTGTGGGAAGaagctcttcttcttcttcggacTGTGATGAAAAGGATTAAGTTGGGAACTTGCTTGAGAGAGAAGCGAAACCCAAGAAGGGATTTGGAATTGAAGTTGTGCGGAGAGGGATTCGTTGCCGCCATTCTcaaaaaagatttattttaatgtattttattttattattaaaaatttgttaaatatactaaaaaataaaaaaattattaaaaaaatatttttttatcaatttaataacGTGTAAACAAATATCGAAACATTTTATTTATGCAGCGATAAACAAAGTGCTTCTACACACTACTTCTACGTGCAGTtctatataaaaaatgttattgatgaaaaaattaattattatatatttgtgtttttataaataaatttatatatttttaattaaataattaattattaaagtcATTAAATTTgtcttaataaaataattaaatatataataaataattaattctgatagaataaaatattttaatattgtattaaatttgtgcatttaaattattttttaatcaataaatttaaaataagatgtAAAGATGTTTGATTCATGTGTTCGATCTCGTTAagtttttgttgttattgttgtttaaaatttatataaaataaataataaattattacttACTCCAAAAACTTATTATTGGACAAAGAAATTTTGGGATCGGGTGGTTTTGGCCATGCTTTAATTGTATAgaattaaagataaataaaaaaatgagtaaaaaaaCTTAGAGCTAAAAATAAATAGTTCATATTCAAATGTTAAAATCAATAGACAAATAAGTTTAACCACCGTTGATTATAGAAATTAGTGAATATCAAGGTTACGATACGAAACAATGACACTATTTAAATCTCCCACATTTCatttgttattatatattattttatttaccaAAGATAGTAAGGGGAGAAATTTGAACTAGAACACACGACCAATACTCAGTCTCTCATTCATACAATTGAAACTACACTACCAAAGATGAAGTTATTCTCGAGTAATATGCACTCAAAACTTTTTTGCGAGTTAGTATCTCTGTAAAATCCTCCTTACAAAAATTCATGTAATTACACCTAAAAATGTAAATGAATTAATTGGTGAAAAAGATAGCATGTTGCATTACAAAATTGTGATGATCAAAAAGTAGACTTCTCGTATTTTAGAACATCTTTGGTGTTCAAATCATATATCTTGCAGATTTTTGTGATGGCTTCTTGACTCAGGCCGTCTTTCCCATCTTCAAGTTCAACAAGATCCTCAAGTTTTTCCGATGGCCGCAATTTCTAAGTcatatttattaaaagaaaaaacaaagtaCAAAATGAATGTTAGCACATAAAATAGTATTACACACTTTGGAGAGAGGGGGGAGgggaatatgatatgatattagTTGGGAACtaaattatatgattaaaaGGTCAAAATTGTAGCATTAACTCAAATGTTCATTTAAGcaaaacaataatataatttcaCTTTTGCACATCCAATGTAGCAAGGGTTTAAAAAATAGTTCTAAGCCTACAAAACTATGAAACATGCGTTCTAAATATAATAACATATTTTACAAATTGTTAAATCAATTACAATTGACAATGTCTGTCTTGATTCTATAGATCAGATTGCATGAGACACTTACCAAGTGTGGTTCATCTGAACTATTATGGGTTTTATTGGTTGAGTCCTTATGCTCAGTTTCCTTCTTATGAGTCGATGTGTTAGACATCTTGCTGCCATCCGAGGCGAGTTGGAATAGCTTCTCACTTCCCTAAGAAGGTAACAAAAAACATAACAGAAACTTATGCACAACTCAAGATAAATCAAGTCAGAAGAGAAGCTCGAAAcattatacaaaaataataaggaTCCATTGGCCTAATTGGAAGTGAACATATATCAAGAACCATTCAATTTTCAAAGTCCTTCCAAATCAAATGATGCCCCCTTCCGAAACATACTAGGCATAAATGAACCCACTGATTGCGCATGACAATAAAACATGGCACTATCATACGAAAGTAGAGAGCCAAGACAAACATGAGCAGTAGAGACATCTCTGATTGTGGCAGCAAAACAGACAAATTACCATAAATTATTATAGAGAGAGAAGAATAAACTGCAAGTGCATTGCAAATCTAAGTATTACAAACCTGAAGGGCTCTCCAATGAGAATAAGCCCGAAATGAAACCCAGAAGAATGGGACATTAGGCAAAGGTAAAACCTACAATGTACAATTAAGAATGGGCATCAATTGAAGCAAAGGATAGATATTAAAGACCAAACACAAGTCCACCGAACACATACATACCGTCAGTGCAGAGGTCAATGGAATCACTGAAACTGTAGCATACATGTATTTCCGGTGGATAATTGTTCCCCTGTAAATG harbors:
- the LOC110276212 gene encoding protein NONRESPONDING TO OXYLIPINS 2, mitochondrial isoform X1 — its product is MASACSRIAQRAASFSSIKSTIKSTLRSSSFSNTATTTSPLRRSILTRVAPELRCAQSMLPLHSAVATARMTSCLRTSRSCRALSQGTLCCTSPSL
- the LOC110276212 gene encoding protein NONRESPONDING TO OXYLIPINS 2, mitochondrial isoform X2; this encodes MASACSRIAQRAASFSSIKSTIKSTLRSSSFSNTATTTSPLRRSILTRVAPELRCAQSMLPLHSAVATARMTSCLRTSRSCRALSQELGLSVPR
- the LOC107469260 gene encoding uncharacterized protein C23H3.12c, translating into MRAKLVVFPIRGRNWCFSRSIDHSLKKNSATSSSHSPSTFKELWKDVNVGDKPFNAKAELLADYCANKMNKAWIGLEKAPDGSIKKKIHGLGLWLLSRVKPSEIFLKSISKEVTSIEVIYPSSLNAQLVRRRLRHIAMRGTIIHRKYMYATVSVIPLTSALTVLPLPNVPFFWVSFRAYSHWRALQGSEKLFQLASDGSKMSNTSTHKKETEHKDSTNKTHNSSDEPHLKLRPSEKLEDLVELEDGKDGLSQEAITKICKIYDLNTKDVLKYEKSTF
- the LOC110276212 gene encoding protein NONRESPONDING TO OXYLIPINS 2, mitochondrial isoform X3, with the protein product MASACSRIAQRAASFSSIKSTIKSTLRSSSFSNTATTTSPLRRSILTRVAPELRCAQSMLPLHSAVATARMTSCLRTSRSCRALSQGCF